Proteins from a single region of Felis catus isolate Fca126 chromosome B4, F.catus_Fca126_mat1.0, whole genome shotgun sequence:
- the LOC123386782 gene encoding uncharacterized protein LOC123386782 has product MRAEPPAGLWPACSPTVGPSSEIVGVQTLLPGARLQAKGAPQREPGRGWRGGGGSVQLASGVLSLNSSRPGGVRLGCRVEALSSLPWVGGPQNAPEQVGFPEARGADGTLTSHVPRVQLGPREPACPGQGHWGSCRRQQWPQGDPVPGPSCPAQPEGPEARAQIQIWVETSWWKAEGRGGMEPVHPHPALPTRDPEPLQGAADHGAWGALGRVPDVIVTLQSAEGGRCPARKDLTLALQECDHGNALASLVSSAQTPKQLACGELLAAAPVSPGARWHFGSGPGMMPEKGLSAGEPGEPGEERLGLELGSMLGPGDLETPLAAGSATPGLSSVPFSPPAGPSVVTVMLLCANEALLVSFTETLQLLGAGARCDRLSGTEGEGETGSERSPRNSRRVAGGELAGG; this is encoded by the coding sequence ATGCGGGCAGAGCCCCCCGCAGGTCTGTGGCCAGCCTGCAGCCCGACTGTGGGGCCCAGCTCAGAGATCGTGGGTGTGCAGACACTTCTACCAGGAGCTCGCCTTCAGGCAAAGGGCGCGCCCCAGAGAGAGCCCGGCcggggctggaggggtgggggggggtctgtcCAACTGGCTTCTGGCGTCCTGAGCCTGAACAGCAGCCGCCCCGGAGGGGTCCGCCTGGGGTGCAGGGTGGAGGCACTCTCCTCACTCCCGTGGGTGGGAGGTCCCCAAAATGCACCTGAACAGGTAGGATTCCCAGAGGCACGGGGAGCAGACGGCACCCTCACaagtcatgttcccagggtcCAGCTGGGGCCTAGAGAGCCAGCCTGTCCTGGGCAAGGGCACTGGGGGTCCTGCAGGAGGCAGCAGTGGCCACAGGGGGACCCTGTGCCGGGTCCCAGCTGCCCAGCACAGCCTGAGGGACCTGAGGCCAGAGCGCAAATCCAGATTTGGGTGGAGACATCCTGGtggaaggcagagggcaggggaggtaTGGAGCCCGTCCACCCACACCCGGCTCTGCCCACTCGGGACCCCGAGCCCCTTCAGGGAGCTGCTGATCACGGAGCCTGGGGTGCGCTGGGCCGTGTTCCGGATGTAATCGTGACCCTGCAGTCGGCGGAGGGAGGCAGGTGCCCCGCGAGGAAGGATCTGACTCTAGCCCTACAGGAGTGCGATCACGGAAATGCCCTGGCCTCTCTCGTGTCCTCTGCTCAAACCCCAAAACAGCTGGCTTGTGGGGAGTTGCTGGCCGCAGCCCCCGTCTCCCCCGGGGCTCGGTGGCACTTTGGGTCGGGTCCGGGCATGATGCCTGAGAAAGGGCTCTCGGCTGGGGAACCAGGGGAACCAGGGGAAGAACGTCTGGGGTTAGAGCTTGGCTCGATGCTGGGGCCTGGTGACCTGGAGACCCCTTTAGCTGCGGGCTCGGCTACCCCAGGCCTgtcttctgttcccttctctcctcctgccGGGCCCTCTGTGGTGACGGTGATGCTGTTGTGTGCTAATGAGGCCTTACTGGTGTCGTTCACAGAGACTCTGCAGCTTCTGGGTGCAGGGGCTCGGTGTGATCGTCTGTCAGGGacggagggggaaggagagacaggCAGTGAACGGAGCCCAAGAAACAGCCGCCGGGTGGCTGGCGGGGAGCTGGCGGGAGGTTAG